A stretch of Gossypium hirsutum isolate 1008001.06 chromosome A06, Gossypium_hirsutum_v2.1, whole genome shotgun sequence DNA encodes these proteins:
- the LOC107951068 gene encoding uncharacterized protein isoform X2, whose product MPVLRSREILPVQPKPLKARANIDPPATPTQGREQPATRSSPPSLIPSPKTLGSVSGSAPILRRSLRLSTRASSNAGQDGVLEAEEPIERRNGDVSRKRKLSADNDVGLESGEDEGVLSLRSGKRVTKKGPFGDGNGSEGDVEVEIDRKGKSMLVEESEDTEKPERSKERVNVKGKRRYSREEKGKGKLLVESALESKDESLVDGSVSDVELLAQEVNLSNEKPSKKNNRRTSQGRMERFRDTARENASRFAHFSTQEEDDNILSTEAESEIPSEEPEEKGVEDWPGPFSTAMKIIRDRAANFNVRQGSSSSDKVQYLQIKWVPQKGKRKDWSKRLPPSLLDLSLRVLVDNADAIASLAHVPDALRHKLCHMLCDSRRMNSNFFDLLLNGSPIEIRLKDCSWLTEEQFNQCFEKCDTINLTILQLDYCGHCLADYNLPSTLARSPNSLPALTTLSLTGAYRLSDAGLSALVSSAPALRSVNLSQCSFLTHSAIDILATSLASVLLELFIDDCQSIDAMLVLPSLKKLEHLEVLSVAGLESVTDSFIKEFLIARGDGIKELILMDCWKLTDSSLKIIAETCSNLRALDIGNISKLTDTSFGYLASGCRSLQSLKLCRNAFS is encoded by the exons ATGCCGGTCCTAAGATCCCGCGAAATCCTTCCGGTCCAACCCAAGCCCCTAAAAGCTCGGGCCAATATCGACCCGCCCGCCACTCCCACGCAAGGCCGCGAACAACCCGCCACTCGTTCATCGCCGCCTTCACTCATTCCCTCCCCTAAAACTCTTGGTTCAGTTTCCGGTTCCGCACCCATACTTCGGCGGAGCCTTCGTCTTTCTACGAGAGCTTCGTCCAATGCCGGCCAGGATGGTGTTTTGGAGGCGGAGGAACCTATCGAACGACGAAACGGTGACGTTTCGAGAAAGAGGAAGTTGAGTGCCGATAACGATGTCGGTTTGGAGAGCGGCGAGGATGAAGGGGTATTGAGTTTGCGGTCGGGGAAGAGGGTTACTAAGAAGGGTCCATTTGGCGACGGCAACGGCAGCGAAGGCGATGTAGAGGTTGAAATTGACAGGAAAGGTAAAAGCATGTTAGTGGAAGAGAGTGAAGATACTGAGAAACCGGAAAGAAGCAAGGAGAGAGTGAATGTGAAGGGAAAAAGGAGATATAGTAGAGAAGAGAAAGGGAAGGGGAAATTGCTTGTAGAAAGTGCTTTGGAATCTAAAGATGAGAGTTTAGTTGACGGTTCAGTTTCCGACGTTGAACTTCTAGCACAGGAAGTGAATTTGTCCAATGAAAAGCCAAGTAAGAAGAATAATAGGAGAACAAGTCAGGGGAGAATGGAGCGGTTTCGAGATACGGCTAGGGAAAATGCTTCTCGATTTGCCCATTTCAGCACCCaggaagaagatgataacatTTTATCAACGGAGGCTGAAAGCGAAATTCCGTCCGAAGAACCTGAAGAAAAGGGTGTTGAAGATTGGCCGGGTCCTTTCTCTACTGCTATGAAGATTATAAGGGATAGAGCAGCGAATTTTAACGTAAGACAGGGGAGTTCTTCCTCGGACAAGGTACAGTACTTACAAATTAAGTGGGTTCCTCAAAAGGGTAAAAGAAAAGACTGGTCAAAGCGGCTGCCTCCATCATTGCTTGATTTGAGCTTGAGGGTTCTTGTCGATAATGCAGATGCGATTGCTTCGCTTGCTCATGTGCCTGATGCTCTGAGACACAAGCTCTGTCATATGCTCTGTGACTCGAGGCGAATGAATAGTAACTTTTTTGATCTCCTTCTTAACGGATCCCCTATCGAAATTCgcctcaaagattgttcatggcTAACTGAGGAACagttcaatcaatgttttgaaAAGTGTGACACTATCAACTTGACG ATTCTCCAACTTGATTACTGTGGCCACTGCTTAGCGGATTATAATTTACCTTCTACCTTAGCTCGGTCGCCGAACAGCTTGCCTGCACTAACCACTTTGTCATTGACTGGTGCATATCGTCTTTCGGATGCTGGGCTTAGTGCTCTTGTTTCTTCTGCCCCTGCATTACGATCTGTAAATCTCAGCCAGTGTTCATTTCTTACCCACAGCGCTATTGACATTTTAGCTACCTCCTTGGCATCAGTTCTACTGGAACTATTTATCGATGATTGCCAAAGTATTGATGCAATGCTGGTTCTGCCATCATTGAAGAAGCTGGAGCATTTGGAAGTGTTGTCAGTAGCAGGGTTGGAGTCTGTAACTGATAGTTTTATCAAGGAATTTCTTATTGCAAGAGGCGATGGTATCAAGGAACTGATTTTGATGGATTGTTG GAAATTAACTGATTCTTCCTTGAAAATCATTGCGGAAACCTGTTCAAATTTACGAGCACTTGACATTGGTAACATATCCAAACTGACAGACACTTCTTTCGGCTACCTGGCCAGTGGTTGTCGGTCATTGCAGTCATTGAAACTCTGCCGCAATGCATTCAG TTGA
- the LOC107951068 gene encoding uncharacterized protein isoform X1 has protein sequence MPVLRSREILPVQPKPLKARANIDPPATPTQGREQPATRSSPPSLIPSPKTLGSVSGSAPILRRSLRLSTRASSNAGQDGVLEAEEPIERRNGDVSRKRKLSADNDVGLESGEDEGVLSLRSGKRVTKKGPFGDGNGSEGDVEVEIDRKGKSMLVEESEDTEKPERSKERVNVKGKRRYSREEKGKGKLLVESALESKDESLVDGSVSDVELLAQEVNLSNEKPSKKNNRRTSQGRMERFRDTARENASRFAHFSTQEEDDNILSTEAESEIPSEEPEEKGVEDWPGPFSTAMKIIRDRAANFNVRQGSSSSDKVQYLQIKWVPQKGKRKDWSKRLPPSLLDLSLRVLVDNADAIASLAHVPDALRHKLCHMLCDSRRMNSNFFDLLLNGSPIEIRLKDCSWLTEEQFNQCFEKCDTINLTILQLDYCGHCLADYNLPSTLARSPNSLPALTTLSLTGAYRLSDAGLSALVSSAPALRSVNLSQCSFLTHSAIDILATSLASVLLELFIDDCQSIDAMLVLPSLKKLEHLEVLSVAGLESVTDSFIKEFLIARGDGIKELILMDCWKLTDSSLKIIAETCSNLRALDIGNISKLTDTSFGYLASGCRSLQSLKLCRNAFSDDAIAAFLEMSGEVLKELALNNVGKVGLNTALSLARRSRNLVSLDLSWCRNLTDEAMGLIVDSCLSLRVLKLFGCSQITDVFLYGHSNAKVEIIGLKLSPLLEHIKTPAQGPLQYSSVSVGCQ, from the exons ATGCCGGTCCTAAGATCCCGCGAAATCCTTCCGGTCCAACCCAAGCCCCTAAAAGCTCGGGCCAATATCGACCCGCCCGCCACTCCCACGCAAGGCCGCGAACAACCCGCCACTCGTTCATCGCCGCCTTCACTCATTCCCTCCCCTAAAACTCTTGGTTCAGTTTCCGGTTCCGCACCCATACTTCGGCGGAGCCTTCGTCTTTCTACGAGAGCTTCGTCCAATGCCGGCCAGGATGGTGTTTTGGAGGCGGAGGAACCTATCGAACGACGAAACGGTGACGTTTCGAGAAAGAGGAAGTTGAGTGCCGATAACGATGTCGGTTTGGAGAGCGGCGAGGATGAAGGGGTATTGAGTTTGCGGTCGGGGAAGAGGGTTACTAAGAAGGGTCCATTTGGCGACGGCAACGGCAGCGAAGGCGATGTAGAGGTTGAAATTGACAGGAAAGGTAAAAGCATGTTAGTGGAAGAGAGTGAAGATACTGAGAAACCGGAAAGAAGCAAGGAGAGAGTGAATGTGAAGGGAAAAAGGAGATATAGTAGAGAAGAGAAAGGGAAGGGGAAATTGCTTGTAGAAAGTGCTTTGGAATCTAAAGATGAGAGTTTAGTTGACGGTTCAGTTTCCGACGTTGAACTTCTAGCACAGGAAGTGAATTTGTCCAATGAAAAGCCAAGTAAGAAGAATAATAGGAGAACAAGTCAGGGGAGAATGGAGCGGTTTCGAGATACGGCTAGGGAAAATGCTTCTCGATTTGCCCATTTCAGCACCCaggaagaagatgataacatTTTATCAACGGAGGCTGAAAGCGAAATTCCGTCCGAAGAACCTGAAGAAAAGGGTGTTGAAGATTGGCCGGGTCCTTTCTCTACTGCTATGAAGATTATAAGGGATAGAGCAGCGAATTTTAACGTAAGACAGGGGAGTTCTTCCTCGGACAAGGTACAGTACTTACAAATTAAGTGGGTTCCTCAAAAGGGTAAAAGAAAAGACTGGTCAAAGCGGCTGCCTCCATCATTGCTTGATTTGAGCTTGAGGGTTCTTGTCGATAATGCAGATGCGATTGCTTCGCTTGCTCATGTGCCTGATGCTCTGAGACACAAGCTCTGTCATATGCTCTGTGACTCGAGGCGAATGAATAGTAACTTTTTTGATCTCCTTCTTAACGGATCCCCTATCGAAATTCgcctcaaagattgttcatggcTAACTGAGGAACagttcaatcaatgttttgaaAAGTGTGACACTATCAACTTGACG ATTCTCCAACTTGATTACTGTGGCCACTGCTTAGCGGATTATAATTTACCTTCTACCTTAGCTCGGTCGCCGAACAGCTTGCCTGCACTAACCACTTTGTCATTGACTGGTGCATATCGTCTTTCGGATGCTGGGCTTAGTGCTCTTGTTTCTTCTGCCCCTGCATTACGATCTGTAAATCTCAGCCAGTGTTCATTTCTTACCCACAGCGCTATTGACATTTTAGCTACCTCCTTGGCATCAGTTCTACTGGAACTATTTATCGATGATTGCCAAAGTATTGATGCAATGCTGGTTCTGCCATCATTGAAGAAGCTGGAGCATTTGGAAGTGTTGTCAGTAGCAGGGTTGGAGTCTGTAACTGATAGTTTTATCAAGGAATTTCTTATTGCAAGAGGCGATGGTATCAAGGAACTGATTTTGATGGATTGTTG GAAATTAACTGATTCTTCCTTGAAAATCATTGCGGAAACCTGTTCAAATTTACGAGCACTTGACATTGGTAACATATCCAAACTGACAGACACTTCTTTCGGCTACCTGGCCAGTGGTTGTCGGTCATTGCAGTCATTGAAACTCTGCCGCAATGCATTCAG TGATGATGCTATAGCTGCATTTCTTGAAATGTCTGGGGAGGTTTTGAAAGAGCTAGCACTGAACAATGTTGGGAAG GTTGGTCTTAATACAGCCTTATCACTTGCGAGGCGTTCAAGAAATCTGGTTAGTCTGGATCTATCTTGGTGCCGAAATCTGACTGATGAAGCTATGGGCTTGATTGTAGATAGCTGTTTATCGCTGAGGGTGCTTAAACTTTTTGGATGCTCTCAG ATTACAGACGTCTTTTTGTATGGCCATTCTAATGCCAAGGTAGAAATCATTGGTTTGAAGTTGTCTCCATTACTGGAACATATCAAAACACCAGCTCAGGGTCCATTGCAGTACTCTTCAGTATCAGTTGGGTGTCAGTGA